The following are encoded together in the Streptomyces sp. NBC_00341 genome:
- a CDS encoding DUF6390 family protein, protein MSAEGALLFARYAYPPNELGYCGPADAAALLRREETAGIERRARQFEGAWCYLQFLAETAGLPDPLDVRVVEAYWIGNELLELADPAALVERLTDRFRGQLGGTWREAAGRALAHHSFQVFEVYPWARMLRPDGNPTALSVLDRCRIRTGVVLTGGSEVATVRSRPLVWDGTGTAAGDWQEETVRLAAGGRTLIDGVRPGDRVALHWDWVCDVLTDEQALRIESFEARTCGGLGLLVP, encoded by the coding sequence GTGAGTGCTGAGGGCGCGCTGTTGTTCGCGCGATACGCCTATCCGCCCAACGAGCTCGGCTACTGCGGCCCCGCCGACGCGGCGGCGCTGCTGCGCCGGGAGGAGACCGCCGGCATCGAGCGGCGGGCCCGGCAGTTCGAGGGGGCCTGGTGCTATCTGCAGTTCCTCGCGGAGACGGCCGGGCTCCCCGACCCGCTCGATGTGCGGGTGGTCGAGGCCTACTGGATCGGCAACGAGCTGCTGGAGCTGGCCGATCCGGCCGCCCTGGTCGAGCGGCTGACCGACCGTTTCCGCGGCCAGCTGGGCGGCACCTGGCGGGAGGCGGCGGGGCGGGCCCTGGCCCACCACAGCTTTCAGGTGTTCGAGGTGTATCCGTGGGCGCGGATGCTGCGGCCGGACGGGAATCCGACCGCGTTGTCCGTCCTGGACCGGTGCCGCATCCGGACGGGCGTGGTGCTCACGGGCGGCAGCGAGGTGGCGACCGTCCGGTCCCGTCCGCTGGTCTGGGACGGAACCGGAACGGCTGCCGGCGACTGGCAGGAGGAGACGGTGCGCCTCGCGGCCGGCGGGCGGACGCTGATCGACGGCGTCCGCCCCGGTGACCGGGTGGCGCTGCACTGGGACTGGGTGTGCGACGTGCTCACCGATGAACAGGCCCTGCGCATCGAGTCCTTCGAGGCGCGCACGTGTGGCGGGCTGGGCCTGCTCGTTCCGTAG